A stretch of Pomacea canaliculata isolate SZHN2017 linkage group LG6, ASM307304v1, whole genome shotgun sequence DNA encodes these proteins:
- the LOC112565827 gene encoding putative nuclease HARBI1: protein MAAASEATSERAMMLMEMFDDDNNYTYHADTDDETDDEIIIENIDRSINEGLFIAASLCQPKRKKPTRIRDYVERTVQEYCEVEFHQHFRMHRADFEVLCNWIGPLLPKERTISLEKKMLATLWFLGNQESFRGIGDRFNLSKGSLRRVIHLICRTLASHQKKWIKWPSLAEMHENASQFQARAGFPGVIGALDGTHVQITAPSQHRDSFVNRKKDISIQMQVICNKSLLFLDVCAGYPGSVHDARVFRNSSICKYLQDNPLPPAFHLLGDSAYQLTNTVLVPFRDNGHLTDSEKKYNRAHSSTRVEIERAIGLLKGKFRKLKFVDMQIVEDIPVIMVAACVLHNFIILNRGIDEDEIITVDDVYNYQDEGEDRPASSGIRKRLEIARALP from the exons atggcggctgccAGCGAAGCAACAAGTGAGAGGGCAATGATGTTGATGGAAATGTTTGACGACGACAACAATTACACATACCACGCTGACACCGACGACGAAACTGACGAcgaaataataattgaaaacatCGATCGAAGCATCAACGAAGGTTTATTTATAGCGGCATCCCTTTGTCAACCAAAGAGGAAAAAGCCTACAAGAATCAGAGATTATGTAGAAAGAACAGTACAGGAGTACTGTGAAGTAGAATTCCATCAGCATTTTCGAATGCACAGGGCAGATTTTGAA GTACTTTGTAACTGGATTGGCCCCTTGTTGCCCAAGGAGCGTACAATCAgcttggagaaaaaaatgctggcaACATTGTGGTTCCTTGGGAACCAAGAATCCTTCAGAGGGATTGGCGACAGATTCAATCTCAGCAAAGGATCACTTAGGAGAGTAATCCATCTTATCTGCCGCACACTAGCATCTCATCAAAAGAAATGGATTAAGTGGCCATCTCTGGCtgaaatgcatgaaaatgcGTCGCAGTTCCAAGCAAG AGCTGGTTTTCCGGGTGTTATTGGAGCTCTAGATGGGACCCATGTTCAAATAACAGCTCCAAGCCAGCACAGGGACTCCTTTGTCAATCGTAAAAAGGACATAAGTATCCAAATGCAGGTTATCTGCAATAAATCCCTTTTGTTTTTGGATGTGTGTGCAGGATATCCAGGTTCCGTGCACGATGCACGGGTTTTTCGTAACAGCtcaatttgtaaatatttacaagataaTCCGCTGCCTCCCGCTTTTCATCTGCTAGGGGATTCTGCATATCAATTGACAAATACAGTTTTGGTGCCTTTTAGAGATAATGGTCATTTGACCGACAGTGAAAAGAAGTACAATAGGGCGCATTCCTCAACGCGAGTAGAAATAGAGCGAGCGATAGGGTTATTGAAGGGAAAATTTAGAAAACTCAAGTTTGTAGACATGCAGATAGTTGAAGATATCCCTGTCATCATGGTGGCAGCTTGTGTCTTACACAATTTTATCATTCTGAACAGAGGCATTGATGAAGATGAGATCATTACAGTTGATGATGTGTATAATTACCAAGATGAGGGTGAAGACAGACCTGCTTCCAGCGGTATTCGAAAGCGCCTAGAAATTGCACGTGCGCTACCATAA
- the LOC112565833 gene encoding uncharacterized protein LOC112565833 isoform X2 → MAATVVGFKFTDGIFFNAFCTEEEVNSLQGELGEWRAPGLAAEKASQYGLHLHSTSFLNEVKIGGFQEGHQIGVLHQILNTEEQVCVENQRECTSSENAHTEAQVPLRNEEHVPTEGVSIWTHEKVLLLIELYREHRALFSNSAIKRHEVWRKIASQIHEKGHHVTGIKLLPMGISHREEGEGGGSNLIC, encoded by the exons ATGGCCGCCACTGTTGTGGGCTTTAAATTTACTGatgggattttctttaatgcttTTTGCACGGAGGAAGAGGTGAACAGTTTACAAGGAG AACTTGGTGAATGGAGGGCACCAGGCCTGGCAGCTGAAAAGGCCAGCCAATATGGCTTACATCTCCACAGCACTTCATTTTTGAATGAAGTGAAAATTGGTGGCTTTCAGGAAGGACACCAGATTGGTGTTTTGCACCAAATTCTGAACACTGAAG AGCAAGTTTGTGTGGAAAACCAGCGAGAATGCACATCCAGTGAGAATGCACACACTGAAG CTCAAGTTCCTTTAAGAAATGAAGAACATGTACCAACTGAAG GTGTTTCAATATGGACTCACGAGAAGGTGTTACTTCTAATTGAGCTGTACAGGGAACATCGGGCACTCTTTTCAAATTCAGCGATAAAGCGCCACGAAGTGTGGCGCAAAATCGCCTCACAAATTCACGAGAAGGGCCACCATGTCACAG GTATAAAATTATTGCCGATGGGAATCAGTCATCGggaagagggagaaggaggTGGGAGTAATTTGATCTGTTAG
- the LOC112565833 gene encoding uncharacterized protein LOC112565833 isoform X1 yields MAATVVGFKFTDGIFFNAFCTEEEVNSLQGELGEWRAPGLAAEKASQYGLHLHSTSFLNEVKIGGFQEGHQIGVLHQILNTEEQVCVENQRECTSSENAHTEAQVPLRNEEHVPTEGVSIWTHEKVLLLIELYREHRALFSNSAIKRHEVWRKIASQIHEKGHHVTGDMCDKKFRSLRNRYKIIADGNQSSGRGRRRWE; encoded by the exons ATGGCCGCCACTGTTGTGGGCTTTAAATTTACTGatgggattttctttaatgcttTTTGCACGGAGGAAGAGGTGAACAGTTTACAAGGAG AACTTGGTGAATGGAGGGCACCAGGCCTGGCAGCTGAAAAGGCCAGCCAATATGGCTTACATCTCCACAGCACTTCATTTTTGAATGAAGTGAAAATTGGTGGCTTTCAGGAAGGACACCAGATTGGTGTTTTGCACCAAATTCTGAACACTGAAG AGCAAGTTTGTGTGGAAAACCAGCGAGAATGCACATCCAGTGAGAATGCACACACTGAAG CTCAAGTTCCTTTAAGAAATGAAGAACATGTACCAACTGAAG GTGTTTCAATATGGACTCACGAGAAGGTGTTACTTCTAATTGAGCTGTACAGGGAACATCGGGCACTCTTTTCAAATTCAGCGATAAAGCGCCACGAAGTGTGGCGCAAAATCGCCTCACAAATTCACGAGAAGGGCCACCATGTCACAGGTGATATGTGTGACAAGAAATTTAGATCGCTGCGAAACAG GTATAAAATTATTGCCGATGGGAATCAGTCATCGggaagagggagaaggaggTGGGAGTAA